AGTTACTTCCGTCGAGCTATATGACAATGGTAGAACAGCTATCGTTCAAGCGATCGACCCTGAATTAGATAATCGACTACAGAAGCTAAGAGTTGATCTACCTGCTAATTCTCCTGAGTTAATTGCCAAACTACGAGATGCTGATGTCAGCTTTGAATATCATCCTGCTGGTAATGAAGGAGCAGTCTGGGGACTTTTAGGAAATCTCATCTTCCCTGTAATTTTGATTGGTTCTTTATTCTTCTTATTCCGTCGTTCCAACAATATGCCTGGTGGCCCTGGACAAGCAATGAACTTTGGCAAATCTAAAGCCAAGTTTCAAATGGAAGCAAAAACAGGCATCATGTTCGATGATGTAGCTGGTATTGACGAAGCAAAAGAAGAACTACAGGAAGTTGTAACTTTCTTAAAACAGCCTGAAAGATTTACTGCCGTTGGTGCAAAAATTCCTAAAGGTGTATTGCTAGTTGGGCCTCCTGGAACTGGTAAAACCTTATTGGCTAAAGCGATCGCTGGTGAAGCTTCTGTACCTTTCTTCAGTATTTCTGGTTCGGAATTTGTGGAAATGTTTGTCGGTGTCGGTGCATCCCGTGTTCGCGATCTATTTAAGAAAGCCAAAGAAAATGCACCTTGTTTAATCTTTATCGATGAGATTGATGCAGTAGGTCGCCAGCGTGGTGCTGGTATTGGTGGCGGTAACGATGAGAGAGAACAAACTCTTAATCAACTGCTAACGGAAATGGATGGTTTTGAAGGCAATACAGGAATCATTATTATTGCAGCAACCAACCGTGCTGATGTTCTAGACTCCGCGCTGATGCGTCCAGGTCGTTTTGATCGTCAGGTAATGGTAGATAACCCCGATATCAAGGGTCGTTTAGAAATTCTTGAGGTTCATGCCAGAGACAAGAAAATTGCCCCTGAAGTGTCCTTAGATGCGATCGCGCGCCGTACTCCTGGTTTTTCTGGTGCTGACTTGGCTAACCTACTCAACGAAGCAGCTATTTTAACTGCTAGAAGACGCAAGGAAGCCGTTACCATTCACGAAATTGATGACGCAGTAGACCGTGTTGTCGCTGGGATGGAGGGTACTCCTTTAACCGACGGTAAGAGTAAAAGATTGATTGCTTACCATGAAATTGGTCATGCGATCGTGGGAACTTTAGTCAAAGATCACGACCCCGTACAGAAAGTAACTCTAATTCCTCGTGGACAGGCTCAAGGTCTCACCTGGTTTACTCCTAGCGAAGACCAAGGTTTGGTTAGCCGTTCTCAGCTGATGGCGAGAATTGCTGGCGCTATGGGTGGTCGTGCAGCGGAAGAAGAAATCTTTGGTAGCGACGAAGTAACCACTGGTGCTGGAGGCGATTTACAGCAGGTATCAGAAATGGCACGTCAAATGGTTACCGTTTATGGTATGAGCGATCTAGGGCCAATTGCATTAGGTGGCGGACAGGGCGATCAAGTATTCTTAGGTGCTGGTTTGACTTCTCGTGCTGAATATTCAGAAGAAGTTGCTTCTCGTATTGACGATCAGGTACGTCAAATTGCTGAACATGGTCATCAACTAGCACGGAAAATTGTCCGCGAAAATCGTGAAGTAATCGATCGCTTAGTCGATCTTTTAATTGAAAAAGAAACAATTGACGGTGAAGAGTTGAAGCAAATTGTTTCCGAGTATGCTGAAGTACCAGAGAAAGAAAGATTTGTACCTCAAATCTAATTCTAATTTTGACAATTGAAAATCGCTGGGATAGTCTTAGGGCTATCCTTTTTTTTAGTAATTTTTGAGTTGGCGAAAAGGCGATCGCAAATTAATTTATGTTCTCAAATATTATTTAGCCAAAAAATAGGATCGATGAGTCTGAGCCTGAGTCTAATTAGCTTTAGAATTATTTTGGGATCAAAAATCGCTTTTGGCTTAATTGCTCGTTAGCTTTTGTCCACAATACATCTCATGATTGATGCAAAATAATCTTGTAATTCGTTAAATCTGAAGAAAATATTGAAAAATAAATATTCTGCGTCTTAGTCTTATACGATTCATGTAGAGTAATTTAAGAGTTTATTTTACTTCTATACCGAGTCTGTTCGCCAGACAGTATGTTAGCCAATCAGCTTCTAAATTTGTGAACAATTCTGCCATCAGACCTGCATTCAATAATGTACTCCCTTTATTGAATAGTGAGTTGTCAACCAGAACGATGATTGATGCTCAGCAAAAGTCCGCCGAAGACAAATTACGCCAAGATTTGCAAAACAGTGAAGCCAAATATCTAATGGCGACTGAAATAACCAGCGATGGCATTTGGGCCTGGGATTTAAGTAGCGATCGCGTTGAGTATTCCGCACGTTGGAAGTCGATGATCGGCTGTGGTGAGCAAGAGATTAATCATAGTCTGATCGAATGGCTGGTTCGAGTCCATCCCACAGATGTAGAAAAGCTTAAAAGGCATTTAACAGAGTGCTGGCAAGGAAAAGTTGAGCGCTTTGAAGTGGAATATTCTTTGTTACACCGAGATGGAGAGTATCGTTTGATGCGGTGTAAATGTATTGCTGTGGCTAATTTGGCTGGAGTAGTTTGCCAATTGATTGGCGCTCAAACGGATCTGACTCAAGATCGGCAAATTAAAGCTAGGCTGAATCATCAATTCGATCACGATCGATTAACTAAATTACCCAATCGCCAGCTATTTATTGAAAAGCTGCAAGAACTGTCGCGACTTAAGCAGCATCCAGAATACTCCTTTGGCATTTTGTGCTTGGACTTAGATCGATTCAAAAATATTAACCACAACTTTGGCGATGAAATTGGCGATCGCATTTTAGTCGAAATTGTTCGTCAGCTAGAGTCCTGTCTTAGACCTCAAGATATCTTGGCTCGTTTGGGGGGAGACGAATTTGCCATCCTCTTAACTAGTTTTGTCAACGAGCAGCGTCCTGCTGCCATTGCTTCTCAGATTCAGCAGCAGCTGTCAACACCAATTAAAATCGCCGAGTATTCTATTTTAGTCAGTACCAGTATCGGCATTGCTACTCCCGACACTAGCGACCTATCAGCAAATACCACCAATGGATTGCTGCAATCTTTACAGAATGCCGAACTTGCTATGTATCAGGCAAAAGCCAGGGGACAAGCCTGTAATCAAGTATTTGAGTCGAGGTTGCATCTGCAAAGCCTAGAAAAAACTAGGTCGGAGGATGATTTGCGCAAGGCACTCGAACAAGGGCAGTTTGTACTATACTATCAACCTTTAGTACAGTTAGTCGACCAGCAGCTAATCGGATTTGAAGCCTTAATTCGCTGGGAGCATCCTGTGCGGGGTTTAATCTCTCCAGGCGATTTTATTCCTTTAGCCGAAGCTACGGGGTTAATTATACCAATTGGCTGGTGGGTATTGCGTTCGGCTTGTGAGCAAATGGTGCAGTGGCAAAAAAATTCAGCGGCTAAATCAATTTTTGTTAGTGTTAATATTACAGGCAAGCAGTTTTCTCAACCCTACGCAGGAGATATTATTGCCCAGATTTTAATGGAGACAGGCTTAAATCCAAAATGTCTGAAGCTGGAAATTACTGAAAGCGAGATCATCGAAAACATAGCTTTGGTATTGCCTACGGTAGAGAGGCTTAAAAGCTTGGGAGTTCAACTATCAATGGATGATTTTGGTACTGGCTATTCTTCTCTCAGCTATCTCCACTGTTTACCAGTTGACACCCTCAAGATCGATCGCTCATTTATTCAGGGTATGGAAAGCGATCGCCATCAGTTAGAATTAGTCAAAACCATTATTAAGCTCGCCGAAGTATTTGAGCTAGATTTAATCGCCGAAGGAATTGAGACCCAAACCCAGTGTGCCGAGTTGATTGAGCTTCAATGCAAGTATGGACAAGGTTATTTATTTTCCAAACCTGTTAATAGTGCGATCGCAGCTACTTTCTTCAATTCTTAAATTATAGATTATTCAATATTGATAGTTGCAATGATGCTGGACTTTAATTGAAGCATTGATAAATAAAACTGTATACTTAATCAATAAATTTTCAATAAAGCGATTGAAGCGCAATGCTGCGAGCTAGCTTTAGCCCTAAACCATAATTTTAGATGATTAACGTTCTTATTGTAGACGATCAGAATTTAACTCATAGATTAATAGAAACTTATTTAGAACCAGATTCCGAAATCAATATAGTTGGTTTTGCCCATGATGGTCAGGAGGCAATCGAACAAATTCCTCGTTTACAGCCAGATGTAATCTTGATGGATGTGGAAATGCCTAAAATGGATGGCTTAACCGCCACTAAAATTATTACTCAGCAGTTCCCCCAGTCCAAAGTATTAATTCTTACTGTTCATGATAACGAGGAACATTTATGCACAGCGCTTACAAATGGTGCGAAGGGATATTTATTAAAAAATACCACAGCACAAGAGCTTAAAAATGCAATTTACTACGTTAATCAAGGGTATTTTCAGTTAAGTGTCGGACTGATTGAAAAATATCTGCACAAAATCATTACTAGCAAATCAGAAGTTGAAGAAGTTTCTGAGATTAAGCGTAAGGTAAATCATCTGTATAAATCTCTAGACAAAATAGAAAATAGATTAAAACAGATAAAACAAAACTCTAGCGAAGATTTGAGAGAGCATTTAGAAGTTAAGATTCAAGACATAATACAAGCAGAAATGAGAATGGTTCACGATCACGACTCAAATCTTCAGTTTAAAGTTGACCGAATGAAACATAGTCAGGAACGATTAGAAAAAAGCGTTGGTTACCTGTTTAAAATTCAAATTGCCTGTATAGTAGTTACTTTACTGTTTATTTGTTATCTTATTTTCTCCAGTCTCAGCTAGAGGATGAATTAAATTAACTAACGTTTTTGCTAGGATTAACTAACAAATTTTTATTGAGCGCATTGCGATAAGATAGTCGGGATTTAATATTATCCGTATAAGAAAGCTCCTTCTGTAAATATTTCCAGATCGACTCACAAGCTTCATAACTGCCAACTGTAGCCAGTAGGCGATCGCCTTGATAAATCCCCCACCTTTGGTTCTCTGCTTGCTTTATTTCGTATTTGAGGTCAGACATTACAAAAGTTTGCTTATCTTATTATTTATTTATATACTTACATTAAAAAACTGTACTTTTTTAAATAAATCTATCTTAAGTTTAATCTTAGATTTAAAGCTACGTGATGCCGTGAGCAAAACAACAATCTTAAGGATTTCTCAATAATTAAAGCTTAAGGTAAACTGAGCGGAATTTAGATCGAGTATCAATTATATATATGCAACGGAGAAGTTTATGCAAGTTTTTGTTAGTGGAGGCGATCGCTTTAAAATGTTTTAACACTGATAAAGCACAGGCGAGTACCTGGAGTTATCAAGGAGAAACAGGCACAGATTTCTGGGGAGAACTCGATCCCAAGTTTCAGACTTGTCGTTCGGGTCAAGCTCAATCACCGATTAATATAGAGGGGTCTGGATTTACTTTGAATGTTGGTAGTCTAGACTTAAATTATCAAGATACTCCACTGACAATCGTTAACAACGGTCGTACTATTAGAGTTGATTATCAATCTGGAAGCAGCTTGACTCTAGATGGTCAAGTATATGAACTATTGCAGTTTCACTTTCATCAACCTAGTGAGCATTTAATTTCAGGCAAGGCTGCCGAAATGGAAGCGCATTTTGTACATCAAAACCAAGCTACAGGAGATTTAGTAGTTTTGGCAGTATTAATGTCAGAAGGAGAGATGAGTCAAGCGCTAGAATCCATTTGGCAGCAAATACCTCGATCTGATGCTCAAACATCTCAGGTGTCTGACTTAACGATTAATGCGTTGCAGTTACTACCCGAAAACAGTCAGCAATACTATCGCTATCAAGGTTCTCTGACTACGCCTCCCTGTTCAGAAATTGTTACCTGGCTAGTTTTGAAACAACCTGTATCAGTCTCTAAAGCGCAATTAACCAGATTTTTTCAAGCGATCGGCAACAACGCTAGACCAGTACAGGCTTTAAATCAAAGATCTTTACTCCAGTTTAATTAGTAAAAATTTGCATTCTTCAACTGACTGCTCCGTTAAAATTGTTGATACTTCTTTGCTAAAGCTAATGTGACACAAGATAAAAGTCTCCTAAAAAATTCCCTAAAGGGCGACACGGAGTTAGTACCCTTGCGGTATACACCTTCGGACGATGCGAAGCGAGTGCTTTAGTATAAGCTCCTGCGTCGCCCGTCGCACAGATAACTTAAGGCTTACAGCTTATAGCTTTTTGATAACTTTGTGGTAAGCAGTTTAATTCCACTGAAACTCTTTACCCATTACCCATTACCCATTACCCATTACCCATTACCCATTACCCATTACCCATTACCCATTACCCATTACCCATTACCCATTACCCATTACCCATTACCCTTAGTATGATTGCTTCCCAAACAGAATCACTTTCTTTAACCACAATTGCGCAACAAACCCGTGCAGCAGCACTTAAACTAGCTGTCTTATCAACCGAAGACCGCAACTCTGCTTTAGAAGCAGTAGCAAAAGCTCTGGAAATAGCTACTCCTGATATAATTGCTGCCAATGAAGCGGATCTTAAGGCAGCCGAGTCCGAGCATATTGCCCCCGCACTATATTCTAGATTAAAGCTAGGGGAGTCTAAATTACAAGCTGCGATCGCAGGAGTTAGAGATGTCTCAAAACTAGCAGATCCCATCGGCGTTACTCAGATTCACCGTGAGTTAGATGAAGGTTTGATTTTAAAGCGGGTAACTTGTCCTTTAGGGGTTTTAGGCATTATTTTTGAAGCGCGTCCTGAAGCCTTAATTCAGATTACTAGTTTGGCAATTAAATCTGGTAACGGGGTAATTCTTAAAGGTGGGAAGGAAGCAATTAACTCTTGTCAGGTTTTAACCAAGGTTATTACTCAAGCATTAGCAGCGACCAAAGTTGACCCTGCTGCGGTGCAGTTATTGACCACTAGAGCAGAAATTAAGCAGTTATTAGAACTTGACCAGTATGTAGACCTAATCATTCCTAGAGGCTCTAACTCTTTTGTTCGCTATGTACAGGATAATACTCGTATTCCTGTTTTGGGTCATGCGGACGGCATCTGTCATCTGTATCTAGACAAAGCAGCGGATTTAGCCAAGTCAATTAAAATTGCCGTTGATGCAAAAACACATTATCCCGCAGCCTGTAATGCGATCGAAACTTTATTAGTACATCAAAATATCGCCCAGGAGTTTTTACCCCAAATTGCTCAGGCGTTAAATGCCGAGGGAGTAGAATTACGCGGGGATGAGGCAACTAGAAAGATTATTGAGGCTAAACCGGCTCAAGAACATGATTGGCAAACAGAATACAGTGATTTAATTCTGGCAATAAAAATAGTCGATTCTCTAGAGACAGCGATCGCCCATATTAATCAATATGGCTCAAGACATACCGAGGCGATTGTCACAGAAGATAGCCATGCAGCAGAGATGTTTGGCGATCGCGTAGATGCTGCGGGAGTGTATCATAATTGTTCAACTCGCTTTGCTGATGGTTTTCGCTATGGTTTTGGTGCAGAAGTTGGTATCAGTACACAACAGATGCCTCCCCGTGGCCCAGTTGGCTTGGAAGGTTTAGTTACTTATAAATATAAGCTGACTGGCGATGGTCATATTGCGGCTAGCTATACAGGCAAGGATGCTAAAGCTTATACTCACCGTGATTATTGATTATTGATTATTGATTATGGATTCAATTCAAGTTAGTGGTATTCGTGCTTATGGCTATGTCGGGTATTTACCTGAAGAGAAGGTCTTAGGACAATGGTTTGAAGTCGATTTAACTCTGTGGGTAGACTTGAGTGCTGCGGGAATAAGTGACGATATTACGGATACTTTAGACTATCGAGAAGCGATCGCCATTGTCAAAGAACAGATTACTACCGCTAAGTTCGATCTAGTCGAAAAGTTAGTTAGTGCGATCGCTGACAAAATTTTAAGCCTGGAAAAAGTAAGTCAAGTTCAAGTTAAGCTATCAAAACCAGCAGCGCCGATTCCTGATTTTAATGGTCGTATTACTTTAGATATTATTCGCAGCATAGCTTAAATATACAGAATCTTGCTAATTTGACAAGTAGTAAGAACACCGAAGTCCCGTGATCCCCGCTTGAATTTTAAGCATTTCCGAGCATGGGGAATGAGAGCCAATTGGGCAAAATTAAGATTAGAAGGCAATTCCACAAGTAGATTAGCCGTAGTCGAATTATTCGGTTAGCTAACAGCTTAAAAACAACTTTTAATTATTAATTAAGGATCTTGGTCGATGAATAGAAGAATACAGCTCATTACTCTATTGACTTGGCAGTATATTAACCAGCAGCTAGGTCATCAACATTCTGTTTGGAATATTAGACATTTTTGGTATTTATATCAAATTACTCTATTTAAAAGATGTTGGGAGCAGGAATGTTCTCAAAAGAGTCATCCGCAGTGTTAAATAATCATTAATTAACCTGATGGAATCATAAAAGGGGCAGGTAGTAAGCTGAAAGTAACGACAAATTCAGCAATCCTGCCCTATGTTTTGTTTATACCAATTTCTCTATGAAAATGCATTAAATTAGATTTGACTCCTTTGCCCTAAACTAAGCGGGATAAACGTCTTTG
The genomic region above belongs to Pleurocapsa minor HA4230-MV1 and contains:
- the ftsH2 gene encoding ATP-dependent zinc metalloprotease FtsH2 gives rise to the protein MKNFSWRIALLWTLPLLVVGFFLWQGTFTTPTASSGLSGNTASTRMTYGRFLDYLNSDRVTSVELYDNGRTAIVQAIDPELDNRLQKLRVDLPANSPELIAKLRDADVSFEYHPAGNEGAVWGLLGNLIFPVILIGSLFFLFRRSNNMPGGPGQAMNFGKSKAKFQMEAKTGIMFDDVAGIDEAKEELQEVVTFLKQPERFTAVGAKIPKGVLLVGPPGTGKTLLAKAIAGEASVPFFSISGSEFVEMFVGVGASRVRDLFKKAKENAPCLIFIDEIDAVGRQRGAGIGGGNDEREQTLNQLLTEMDGFEGNTGIIIIAATNRADVLDSALMRPGRFDRQVMVDNPDIKGRLEILEVHARDKKIAPEVSLDAIARRTPGFSGADLANLLNEAAILTARRRKEAVTIHEIDDAVDRVVAGMEGTPLTDGKSKRLIAYHEIGHAIVGTLVKDHDPVQKVTLIPRGQAQGLTWFTPSEDQGLVSRSQLMARIAGAMGGRAAEEEIFGSDEVTTGAGGDLQQVSEMARQMVTVYGMSDLGPIALGGGQGDQVFLGAGLTSRAEYSEEVASRIDDQVRQIAEHGHQLARKIVRENREVIDRLVDLLIEKETIDGEELKQIVSEYAEVPEKERFVPQI
- a CDS encoding EAL domain-containing protein, whose translation is MNNSAIRPAFNNVLPLLNSELSTRTMIDAQQKSAEDKLRQDLQNSEAKYLMATEITSDGIWAWDLSSDRVEYSARWKSMIGCGEQEINHSLIEWLVRVHPTDVEKLKRHLTECWQGKVERFEVEYSLLHRDGEYRLMRCKCIAVANLAGVVCQLIGAQTDLTQDRQIKARLNHQFDHDRLTKLPNRQLFIEKLQELSRLKQHPEYSFGILCLDLDRFKNINHNFGDEIGDRILVEIVRQLESCLRPQDILARLGGDEFAILLTSFVNEQRPAAIASQIQQQLSTPIKIAEYSILVSTSIGIATPDTSDLSANTTNGLLQSLQNAELAMYQAKARGQACNQVFESRLHLQSLEKTRSEDDLRKALEQGQFVLYYQPLVQLVDQQLIGFEALIRWEHPVRGLISPGDFIPLAEATGLIIPIGWWVLRSACEQMVQWQKNSAAKSIFVSVNITGKQFSQPYAGDIIAQILMETGLNPKCLKLEITESEIIENIALVLPTVERLKSLGVQLSMDDFGTGYSSLSYLHCLPVDTLKIDRSFIQGMESDRHQLELVKTIIKLAEVFELDLIAEGIETQTQCAELIELQCKYGQGYLFSKPVNSAIAATFFNS
- a CDS encoding response regulator transcription factor, whose amino-acid sequence is MINVLIVDDQNLTHRLIETYLEPDSEINIVGFAHDGQEAIEQIPRLQPDVILMDVEMPKMDGLTATKIITQQFPQSKVLILTVHDNEEHLCTALTNGAKGYLLKNTTAQELKNAIYYVNQGYFQLSVGLIEKYLHKIITSKSEVEEVSEIKRKVNHLYKSLDKIENRLKQIKQNSSEDLREHLEVKIQDIIQAEMRMVHDHDSNLQFKVDRMKHSQERLEKSVGYLFKIQIACIVVTLLFICYLIFSSLS
- a CDS encoding carbonic anhydrase family protein is translated as MQRRSLCKFLLVEAIALKCFNTDKAQASTWSYQGETGTDFWGELDPKFQTCRSGQAQSPINIEGSGFTLNVGSLDLNYQDTPLTIVNNGRTIRVDYQSGSSLTLDGQVYELLQFHFHQPSEHLISGKAAEMEAHFVHQNQATGDLVVLAVLMSEGEMSQALESIWQQIPRSDAQTSQVSDLTINALQLLPENSQQYYRYQGSLTTPPCSEIVTWLVLKQPVSVSKAQLTRFFQAIGNNARPVQALNQRSLLQFN
- the proA gene encoding glutamate-5-semialdehyde dehydrogenase, whose translation is MIASQTESLSLTTIAQQTRAAALKLAVLSTEDRNSALEAVAKALEIATPDIIAANEADLKAAESEHIAPALYSRLKLGESKLQAAIAGVRDVSKLADPIGVTQIHRELDEGLILKRVTCPLGVLGIIFEARPEALIQITSLAIKSGNGVILKGGKEAINSCQVLTKVITQALAATKVDPAAVQLLTTRAEIKQLLELDQYVDLIIPRGSNSFVRYVQDNTRIPVLGHADGICHLYLDKAADLAKSIKIAVDAKTHYPAACNAIETLLVHQNIAQEFLPQIAQALNAEGVELRGDEATRKIIEAKPAQEHDWQTEYSDLILAIKIVDSLETAIAHINQYGSRHTEAIVTEDSHAAEMFGDRVDAAGVYHNCSTRFADGFRYGFGAEVGISTQQMPPRGPVGLEGLVTYKYKLTGDGHIAASYTGKDAKAYTHRDY
- the folB gene encoding dihydroneopterin aldolase — translated: MDSIQVSGIRAYGYVGYLPEEKVLGQWFEVDLTLWVDLSAAGISDDITDTLDYREAIAIVKEQITTAKFDLVEKLVSAIADKILSLEKVSQVQVKLSKPAAPIPDFNGRITLDIIRSIA